A window from Malassezia japonica chromosome 1, complete sequence encodes these proteins:
- a CDS encoding uncharacterized protein (MEROPS:MER0004932; COG:O; EggNog:ENOG503NV4S; SECRETED:SignalP(1-35)): protein MAVIQSPFLRLIAVLATMPALFDQLLFPDASGALAAPFDSPNNTTLPGVQEPSFDVYLSPSAGIQLPLAPRDADESDTLAENPWMHLQQHINHAKRRHAQINDLPVPTDDELRAAMLKRRSWVEKEWLPLQRRDAADAKAGDSSSLSSYFARSSDKMIGMVRRSSSGSNQLEARGNGYPSSEAKAAQQHSTTNAGSPSMSHTSGLSIEANDVGYFVQVHIGSNNAKFTMLVDSGSADTWVTGSNCNGCGGSNRNKLGSSNSKSLNIQNDQFKISYGTGSVTLNKATDSITIAGMKLDNYNLGVTTKESSQFGGSKIPFDGLMGLAGSSLSTTGEKTPIDALFDSNKVDQPIVGYRLGRVADGSNKGQITFGAVDGSQVSGSLHELDNQSKNGYWEVKLDNVKVGSKSISGSSSTATLDTGTSLIVAPQAQADAIHDAIDGAKSDGQGGYTLPCTTNQQLSFTFSGQTYTMDSRDLLFSPSDSNNLQGTCVSAVSAGDNGGNGGWLLGAAFLKNVYFATNSKTNQIGLGKLN, encoded by the coding sequence ATGGCGGTCATTCAATCTCCTTTCCTGCGCCTGATCGCAGTGCTGGCCACCATGCCGGCGCTGTTTGACCAGCTGTTGTTCCCCGACGCGagcggtgcgctcgccgcgccgttCGACTCGCCGAACAACACCACGCTTCCCGGCGTGCAGGAGCCCTCGTTCGACGTCTACCTGTCGCCCTCGGCTGGCATTCAGCTgccgctggcgccgcgcgatgcggacgAGTCggacacgctcgccgagaacCCGTGGATGCACCTGCAGCAACACATTAACCATGCGAAGCGCCGTCACGCGCAGATCAACGACTTGCCAGTCCCTACGGACGACGAGTTGCGGGCTGCGATGCTGAAGCGCCGCTCCTGGGTGGAGAAGGAATGGCTGCCGCTTCAGCGTCGCGATGCGGCGGATGCGAAGGCCGGTGATtcgtcgtcgctgtcgAGCTACTTTGCGCGCTCCTCTGACAAGATGATCGGCatggtgcgccgctcgagcagcggcagcaaccagctcgaggcgcgtggTAACGGCTACCCCTCTTcggaggccaaggccgcaCAGCAGCACTCGACGACGAACGCCGGCAGTCCCTCCATGTCGCACACCTCGGGCCTGAGCATCGAGGCGAACGACGTGGGCTACTTTGTGCAGGTGCACATCGGTTCGAACAATGCCAAGTTCACCATGTTGGTGGACTCTGGCTCGGCGGACACCTGGGTCACCGGCTCGAACTGCAACGGCTGTGGTGGTTCGAACCGGAACAAGCTCGGCTCGTCCAACTCCAAGTCGCTCAACATCCAGAACGACCAGTTCAAGATCTCGTACGGAACCGGCTCCGTGACGCTGAACAAGGCCACGGACTCGATTACGATTGCGGGAATGAAGCTGGACAACTACAACCTGGGCGTGACGACCAAGGAGTCGAGCCAGTTTGGTGGCAGCAAGATCCCCTTTGACGGCCTCATGGGTCTCGCAGGCTCTTCGCTGAGCACCACGGGTGAGAAGACGCcgatcgacgcgctgtTCGACAGCAACAAGGTCGACCAGCCGATTGTGGGCtaccgcctcggccgcgtcgcggacgGCAGCAACAAGGGCCAGATCACCTTTGGTGCGGTCGACGGCTCGCAGGTGTCGGGCAGTCTGCACGAGCTTGACAACCAGTCGAAGAATGGCTACTGGGAGGTGAAGCTTGACAATGTCAAGGTCGGCTCCAAGTCCATCTCGGGttcgtcgagcacggcgacgctcgacaccggcacgtcgctgattgttgcgccgcaggcgcaggcggatGCGATCCACGATGCGATTGACGGTGCGAAATCGGACGGCCAGGGCGGCTACACACTGCCCTGCACTACTAACCAACAGCTTTCTTTTACTTTCTCGGGCCAGACTTACACTATGGATTCGCGCGACCTTCTCTTCTCTCCGAGCGACTCGAACAATCTGCAGGGCACCTGTGTCAGCGCGGTGTCTGCCGGCGACAACGGCGGCAACGGCGGCTGGCTCCTGGGTGCCGCGTTCTTGAAGAACGTCTACTTTGCGACGAACTCCAAGACGAACCAGATTGGTCTCGGCAAGCTCAATTAA
- a CDS encoding uncharacterized protein (SECRETED:SignalP(1-19); COG:S; TransMembrane:1 (n3-14c19/20o162-185i); EggNog:ENOG503P7DK): MRIAQLVLGACLGLGAVLCADEAPELNVVTTFPNNPFSLVQNGRSNRVVFSVTHPPKADRALVLEEITGAFLNPAKADGQKSRVMRNMTTTKLKSVPVRNVNGQPLQIPYDFYSEFKPQQLDVEFRFKVLDQGNSKRYNINVYRGSVTVEEPAQSLLDPQLLSVYALLALLVGGIAYVAYTSYVAPSLRTKAPAKKRTAAPAPAPASSASDDWLPKERNLRPRKQAPKKK; this comes from the exons ATGCGGATCGCGCAACTGGTGCTCGGAGcgtgcctcggccttggtgCCGTGCTGTGTGCCGATGAGGCGCCGGAGCTGAATGTCGTGACGACCTTCCCGAACAACCCCTTTTCGCTGGTGCAGAACGGCCGCTCGAACCGCGTGGTGTTCTCGGTAACGCACCCCCCGAAGGCCGACCGCGCGTTGGTCCTGGAGGAGATCACCGGCGCGTTCCTCAACCCCGCCAAGGCGGATGGGCAAAAGAGCCGTGTCATGCGCAAC ATGACCACGACCAAGCTCAAGTCGGTGCCAGTGCGCAACGTCAACGGCCAGCCCCTCCAAATTCCGTACGATTTTTACTCGGAGTTTAAGCCGCAAcagctcgacgtcgagtTCCGCTTCAAGGTGCTTGACCAGGGCAACTCGAAGCGCTACAACATCAACGTGTACCGCGGCTCGGTGACGGTCGAAGAGCCGGCGCAGTCGCTGCTGGACCCCCAGCTTCTGTCGGTGTACGCGCTGCTGGCGTTGCTTGTCGGCGGCAttgcgtacgtcgcctaCACCTCGTACGTCGCAccctcgctgcgcaccaaggcgccggccaagaagcgcacggccgcgcctgcgcctgcgccggcctcTAGTGCGAGTGACGACTGGCTGCCGAAGGAGCGCAATCTGCGCCCGCGCAAGCAGGCGCCCAAGAAGAAGTAG
- the NTF2 gene encoding Nuclear transport factor 2 (EggNog:ENOG503P3YM; BUSCO:EOG09265BCT; COG:U), with product MEQVAQQFTDYYYTTFDADRSQLAALYRPQSMLTFEGAQTQGAQAIVEKLASLPFQKVQHKVDTRDAQPTGDGQALVVLVTGMLLVDDGQNPLKFSQSFTLLPENGSFYVFNDIFRLNYG from the exons ATGGAGcaagtcgcgcagcag TTCACCGACTACTACTACACCACCTTTGACGCGGACCGGTcgcagctcgctgcgctctAC CGTCCGCAGTCGATGCTCACCTTTGAGGGTGCGCAGACCCAGGGTGCGCAGGCGATTGTTGAGAAGCTGGCC AGCCTTCCCTTCCAGAAGGTGCAGCACAAGGTCGACacgcgcgatgcgcagccCACCGGCGACGGTCAGGCGCTGGTCGTGCTGGTGACCGGCATGCTCCTG GTCGACGACGGTCAGAACCCCCTCAAGTTCAGCCAGTCGTTCACGCTGCTGCCCGAGAACGGCTCGTTCTACGTGTTCAACGACATCTTCCG TCTGAACTACGGATAA
- a CDS encoding peptidylprolyl isomerase (COG:O; EggNog:ENOG503P4BA) has product MGVQVERISPGDGKNFPKPGDTVDIHYVGTLQKDGSKFDSSRDRGAPFSTQIGVGRVIRGWDEGVPQLSLGEKAKLIVSPDYGYGARGFPPVIPANSTLVFEVELLGINGKK; this is encoded by the coding sequence ATGGGTGTCCAGGTTGAGCGCATTTCTCCCGGTGACGGCAAGAACTTCCCCAAGCCCGGCGACACAGTGGACATCCACTACGTCGGCACCCTCCAGAAGGACGGCAGCAAGTTTGATTCGTCGCGtgaccgcggcgcgcccttCTCGACCCAGATCGGTGTCGGCCGCGTGATCCGCGGCTGGGACGAGGGTGTGCCCCAGCTTtcgctcggcgagaagGCTAAGCTCATCGTCTCGCCCGACTACGGCTACGGTGCCCGCGGCTTCCCCCCGGTCATCCCCGCCAACTCGACCCTCGTCTTTgaggtcgagctgctcggcatcaACGGCAAGAAGTAG